The Bos javanicus breed banteng chromosome 18, ARS-OSU_banteng_1.0, whole genome shotgun sequence genome has a segment encoding these proteins:
- the ZNF19 gene encoding zinc finger protein 19 isoform X2, translated as MEGNSKFQLEISLTISLFYLMSPVKVARLERKARDHRDVRCGFLERKFAILGCHGRRSDALLLTPHIALFLSPCPSLRESSIMAVMPLKVWHQEVVTFEDVAVYFTRTEWAGLSPAQRALYRSVMLEIYGSLTSLDSRTHMDSELTPTWGISEERDLMMSHGPQKNVLNKSSFLETCELEQHQEIPTVKNIRGKVLRIHYDRKPFRCEECGKCFSYFSYYVRHQRIHTGEKPFECNECGKAFNGNSSLIRHQRIHTGEKPYQCEECGRAFNDNANLIRHQRIHSGDRPYLCRECGNGFTSSSEFIIHQRIHTGEKPYECNECGKAFVGNSPLLRHQKIHTGEKPYECNECGKSFGRTSHLSQHQRIHTGEKPYSCTICGQAFNFHTKLTRHQRVHSEVKPFDCICCGKVFSTQAQLKRHLRIHIQETSCDECGKVFTSKRNLLQHQRVHTRKKSCEYVKYEKTFRTSSQLDCAHPGEKPVLDVGCFGLPEFFTPFYW; from the exons atggaaggaaattctAAATTTCAGCTAGAGATTAGCTTAACGATAAGCCTTTTCTATTTGATGTCGCCCGTTAAAGTCGCGCGCCTGGAGAGGAAAGCCAGGGACCACAGAGACGTGCGCTGTGGCTTCCTAGAGAGGAAGTTCGCGATACTTGGGTGCCACGGCCGACGTAGTGACGCACTTCTGCTCACACCACATATTGCCCTTTTCCTGAG CCCCTGCCCTTCATTGAGAGAGAGCTCAATAATGGCTGTCATGCCCCTGAAAGTCTGGCACCAG GAGGTAGTGACCTTTGAGGATGTGGCTGTTTACTTCACCCGGACAGAATGGGCTGGCCTTTCTCCTGCACAGAGGGCCCTGTACAGAAGTGTGATGCTGGAGATCTATGGGAGCTTGACATCCTTGG ATTCCAGGACCCACATGGACAGTGAGTTAACACCAACATGGGGAATTTCTGAAGAAAGAGACTTGATGATGTCACATGGGCCACAGAAGAATGTTCTTAACAAAAGCAGCTTCCTAGAAACATGTGAACTGGAGCAACACCAGGAAATCCCCACAGTGAAAAATATTAGAGGAAAGGTTCTAAGAATCCACTACGATAGGAAGCCCTTCAGATGTGAGGAGTGTGGGAAATGCTTCAGCTATTTTTCTTACTATGTTAGACATCAGAGAATCCACACTGGGGAGAAACCCTTTGAGTGTAATGAGTGTGGAAAAGCCTTTAATGGCAATTCTTCATTAATTCGACATCAGAGAATCCACACCGGTGAGAAACCCTATCAGTGTGAAGAGTGTGGGAGAGCCTTTAATGATAATGCAAATCTGATCAGGCATCAGAGAATCCACAGTGGGGACAGACCCTATCTCTGTAGGGAGTGTGGAAATGGTTTCACCAGTAGTTCTGAGTTTATTATACACcagagaattcacactggagagaaaccttatgaatgtaaTGAGTGTGGAAAAGCTTTTGTTGGTAATTCACCACTTCTGCGACATCAGAAaatccacactggagagaaaccatatgaGTGTAATGAGTGTGGAAAAAGCTTTGGAAGGACTTCTCATCTTAGTCAGCATCAGCGTATTCACACAGGGGAAAAGCCTTACTCTTGTACAATATGTGGGCAAGCCTTCAATTTCCATACAAAATTAACTCGGCACCAGCGAGTCCACAGTGAGGTGAAACCTTTTGACTGTATATGTTGTGGAAAAGTGTTTAGTACTCAGGCTCAGTTGAAAAGGCATCTAAGAATCCATATTCAGGAGACCTCCTGTGATGAGTGTGGAAAAGTCTTCACTAGCAAAAGAAATCTGCTTCAGCATCAAAGAGTCCATACTAGAAAGAAATCCTGTGAATATGTCAAGTATGAAAAAACCTTTAGGACATCTTCCCAGCTAGATTGTGCTCACCCTGGAGAGAAGCCTGTGCTGGATGTTGGTTGTTTTGGGCTCCCAGAATTTTTTACCCCCTTTTACTGGTAA
- the ZNF19 gene encoding zinc finger protein 19 isoform X1: MEGNSKFQLEISLTISLFYLMSPVKVARLERKARDHRDVRCGFLERKFAILGCHGRRSDALLLTPHIALFLSPCPSLRESSIMAVMPLKVWHQEVVTFEDVAVYFTRTEWAGLSPAQRALYRSVMLEIYGSLTSLGYPVPKPALISLLERGDLPVGLETQDNPPAQGTRDIYKNSRTHMDSELTPTWGISEERDLMMSHGPQKNVLNKSSFLETCELEQHQEIPTVKNIRGKVLRIHYDRKPFRCEECGKCFSYFSYYVRHQRIHTGEKPFECNECGKAFNGNSSLIRHQRIHTGEKPYQCEECGRAFNDNANLIRHQRIHSGDRPYLCRECGNGFTSSSEFIIHQRIHTGEKPYECNECGKAFVGNSPLLRHQKIHTGEKPYECNECGKSFGRTSHLSQHQRIHTGEKPYSCTICGQAFNFHTKLTRHQRVHSEVKPFDCICCGKVFSTQAQLKRHLRIHIQETSCDECGKVFTSKRNLLQHQRVHTRKKSCEYVKYEKTFRTSSQLDCAHPGEKPVLDVGCFGLPEFFTPFYW; this comes from the exons atggaaggaaattctAAATTTCAGCTAGAGATTAGCTTAACGATAAGCCTTTTCTATTTGATGTCGCCCGTTAAAGTCGCGCGCCTGGAGAGGAAAGCCAGGGACCACAGAGACGTGCGCTGTGGCTTCCTAGAGAGGAAGTTCGCGATACTTGGGTGCCACGGCCGACGTAGTGACGCACTTCTGCTCACACCACATATTGCCCTTTTCCTGAG CCCCTGCCCTTCATTGAGAGAGAGCTCAATAATGGCTGTCATGCCCCTGAAAGTCTGGCACCAG GAGGTAGTGACCTTTGAGGATGTGGCTGTTTACTTCACCCGGACAGAATGGGCTGGCCTTTCTCCTGCACAGAGGGCCCTGTACAGAAGTGTGATGCTGGAGATCTATGGGAGCTTGACATCCTTGG GATACCCAGTTCCCAAACCTGCGTTAATCTCACTTCTAGAGAGAGGGGATTTGCCTGTGGGCCTGGAGACACAGGATAATCCTCCTGCACAGGGTACCAGAGACATCTATAAAA ATTCCAGGACCCACATGGACAGTGAGTTAACACCAACATGGGGAATTTCTGAAGAAAGAGACTTGATGATGTCACATGGGCCACAGAAGAATGTTCTTAACAAAAGCAGCTTCCTAGAAACATGTGAACTGGAGCAACACCAGGAAATCCCCACAGTGAAAAATATTAGAGGAAAGGTTCTAAGAATCCACTACGATAGGAAGCCCTTCAGATGTGAGGAGTGTGGGAAATGCTTCAGCTATTTTTCTTACTATGTTAGACATCAGAGAATCCACACTGGGGAGAAACCCTTTGAGTGTAATGAGTGTGGAAAAGCCTTTAATGGCAATTCTTCATTAATTCGACATCAGAGAATCCACACCGGTGAGAAACCCTATCAGTGTGAAGAGTGTGGGAGAGCCTTTAATGATAATGCAAATCTGATCAGGCATCAGAGAATCCACAGTGGGGACAGACCCTATCTCTGTAGGGAGTGTGGAAATGGTTTCACCAGTAGTTCTGAGTTTATTATACACcagagaattcacactggagagaaaccttatgaatgtaaTGAGTGTGGAAAAGCTTTTGTTGGTAATTCACCACTTCTGCGACATCAGAAaatccacactggagagaaaccatatgaGTGTAATGAGTGTGGAAAAAGCTTTGGAAGGACTTCTCATCTTAGTCAGCATCAGCGTATTCACACAGGGGAAAAGCCTTACTCTTGTACAATATGTGGGCAAGCCTTCAATTTCCATACAAAATTAACTCGGCACCAGCGAGTCCACAGTGAGGTGAAACCTTTTGACTGTATATGTTGTGGAAAAGTGTTTAGTACTCAGGCTCAGTTGAAAAGGCATCTAAGAATCCATATTCAGGAGACCTCCTGTGATGAGTGTGGAAAAGTCTTCACTAGCAAAAGAAATCTGCTTCAGCATCAAAGAGTCCATACTAGAAAGAAATCCTGTGAATATGTCAAGTATGAAAAAACCTTTAGGACATCTTCCCAGCTAGATTGTGCTCACCCTGGAGAGAAGCCTGTGCTGGATGTTGGTTGTTTTGGGCTCCCAGAATTTTTTACCCCCTTTTACTGGTAA